In the genome of Vulpes lagopus strain Blue_001 chromosome 9, ASM1834538v1, whole genome shotgun sequence, the window GCCAGAAGGTGCGGCGGTGGCGGTGTCCCCCCTCCTTCAGATGACCGTGGTCTCCCAGCTGGAGGGAACAGCACCTCTAGCCCAGAAGCTGAGGCTTTGGGCCAATAGCTTGTCCACTGTAGCAGATGGGACACAGAGCCCCCAGCCTGCCTCCCACCATCCTGTGGGTGGGCCCTGACATCAAACGGCACTGAAAGGAGGGGAGGGCTCCTCACATCGTCTGGGGCCCGGATTCTCAGGTGGCCTCATTTAGCTGTAGGTACACACAGCTGTGAGCTGATGACCCCCAGGCCAGAGGTGGCTGCAGCTGACCAGGGAGACTGGTTCTTGATGCCTGAGCCACTGGGCTCCTTCTCTtttacttgcttatttttaacttacttatatttttttaagattctatttattcatgggagccgcacaggcagagggagaagcaggctccatgcagggagccctatgtgggactcgatcccaggaccccggggttacgccctgagctgaaggcagaccatcaaccactgagccacgcacaCATCCCAAGctccttgtcttttattttatttatttatttttagagatttatttatttatgatagagagggagagagagagacacaggaagagggagaagcaggccccatgccgggagcccagcgtgggacttgatccggggattccaggatcgccctgggccaaaggcaggcactaaaccactgagccacccagggatcccccaagctcCTTGTCTTTTAGATAAACATTAGCGTCCTGCCGGgtgtcttccccccccccccccccccgtggcccTGCAGGGACCGGCTCTCCATCTCTGCTCCCAGCTGCCCCCCCTCGCCCTCCAGAGGCTGTCGTTCGTCTAAGGCCCTTGGCAGCTCCCCTTGAAGCATGTGCTGCTTTGGATGGTGGTGTGGCCCGTGGCGGGTGTACAGCCCCACAGGGCGGGTGGCCCATCCTCAGAGATGCCAAGTGTGTTTCTGTAAAGCGGGAGCCCCAGTGCCTCGGGCACGGTGGCCAAATGTAGCAAAGTCAGGGGACGTTCAGTTAAAATTTTAGATGAACGAGGAACAATCCTTCAgcataaatgtctttatttcatggaacatatttattttaagaattattttctgcTTATGAAAGTCCGAGTGTGCCCTGTGTCTTCTCTAGCGACCCTCCGGAGGTTCTGTGAGAAGCCATCTGTGGCTGGGTTTGGGAACTGTTCTCTAGACCCCTTTGCAGAGCTGGGGCCTTAGGAAAGATTAGTTTTACGGTGAAAAGGACACACTCACGCACACGCATGCACGTAATTGTATTTTGGTTTGCTGGGTTTCCGGGACTTGCCTCCGGGCCCTGGCTGCCTGGGCCCACGGCACCCCCATCCGGGAGGctgaggaggggtgggggcgcCGTCCTCCCGCGGCCCGCTGTGTTGCAACTGCCTTCTTGTGCTTGCTTTTTAACGCTGCGCGGAAGATGAGGAGCGGGCGAGCCTCCTGTGCCCTGGAGACTGTCTGGGAGGACAAGCAGAAGCATGGGGAAGCCGAGCGGCGTTTCTGCGAGCAGGAGGCCCCCCGAGCCGCCGCCACGCAGCAGCTCCTGGCTGAGGTGCCCGCCGTGAACGGGCCCGGGCAGGAGGAGGCCCAGGACGCCGAGGAGGCCGATGCCCGcgacagcagcagcaggagcgaCCCCGGGAAGAGCCACGACGGCAGGAAGCCTCTGCAGAAGAAGAGGAAGCGCTCCCCGAAGGGCTGGCTCGGCGCGGCAGACCTGGCCCTCGTGGGCCTCGCGGCCGACCGCGTGTGGCTGGACAAGCCGCTCTTCGACCAGGCCGAGAGCTCCTACCGCCGGAGGCTGGCCGACGCGGCCGCGCTGGCGCCCCGGGGCCCCTGCACGCACGGGAGCCAGGTGGCCTGCCACCACGTGACCTGGGGCGTCTGGGTCAACAAGTCTTCCTTCGACCAGGCCGAGCGGGCGTTTGTGGAGTGGTCTCAGGCCCTGCTCTTGGCCGCAGAGGGCAGCGGCAGGCGGGCGGCCGGCCCCGACCTGGCCGGCCCCGCGCCCAGCCCGCCGGCCAGCAGCCAGTCCCCGCTGGGCGGCCTGCAGGCGCTGGTGCGGGAGGTGTGGCTGGAGAAGCCGCAGTACGACGCGGCCGAGCGGGGCTTCTACGAGGCCATGTTTGACGGGCACCCGCCCGGGAAGGTGCGGCTGCAGGAGCGGGCCGGGCCCGAGGGCGCCCGGCGGGGCCGCAGAGACCGGCGGGGCCGCGCGGCCGCGGCCGTGGGAAGCAGGCGGGTCGGGCCGCGGCGGCTGGACGGGGACGCCTCCTGTGCCCTGCCCTACTGGTACTTCCTGCACAAGGACGCCGAGGCCCCCTGGCTCAGCAAGCCCGCCTACGACAGCGCCGAGTGCCGCCACCACGCTGCCGAGGCCCTCCGCATGGCCTGGCGCCTCGAGGCCGCGTCCCTGCCTCACCGACCCGGTGCCCGGTCTGGCCTGTCCGTGTCCGGCCTGAGACCCAAGTAGGAGAACCTGCCGCGCGGGTGCCTggcccggcccccccacccccacccccggctgggGCCCTGGCGctctcctccccgcccctgccccgcgcgGCTCTCCCGACACCCCTGGACCCGGCTGAGTTGGCTGCAggagtggggtgggcagaggggcttCCGGGGCGGCGCGGCAGGAGCCTCCCAAGGTTTGGGGCCGGGGGGCGGCTTTGCCTTCCGACTGGGCGGCCCCCAGGGTCCCCTCTGGCTGTCCAGGGCCGGGTGGGGAGGATGTGGGGGCCGGTgtgtcctcctgcctcccttgCCCGCAGCCACCCCTAAGGTGAGGCGGTGTCCTCGGGACACCATGCTGGCAGGAGGGCACCCTGTGTCTGAAGGGCacctgcagggggctggggcgGCAGCAGGGCAGAGATCTGCACGTGCAAAGGGGGGGTTGTGGGCAGTCTGATGGGCCAGGCTCCTGGGGAAGCAGCGCCACCCTGGCTCCACGTTCCCACCAGCAGCCCCGCATCTCCTGGGCGGGGGGTGGATTTGTTGGTTTGAACGCTTACTGGTGTGAGGGACGAGGTGGGTGGCTTGTGCAGGGGTGTCCCCGTCGGTGTGCGGGCAGCACGGAGCCGAAACTGCATCGTGGCCTGGCTACTCCTGACGGGGGTCCAGGCGTGCGTGGATGAcaatcctgggacccagcccccgTTTTGCCATCAAGGGTGAGGTGCAGTGATGGCCTGGGGCCCTCGGCACAGCCAATCGGTGAGATCGGGTCCATTTCTGTCGCCCTCGGCCAGGAACGGGCTGTGCTCAGTGGTGGGGCGGTGGCGGCAGGCCCAGCGTGACTCCTGGTGTAGAGCAGCTGTTCTCAAACTTAACTAGTCTCTGGAGCCCAAGGAGCTTCTCTTGGATCTCCTTTTGCCATGTTTGCATTTAAAACAGAAAGGGTGGAAGTagtttatttgttgaaaaataaatttgttgtttgtTAACGTTGGCGACTTGATAGGAGTAGTTTTCCCGTAACGATTTACCGAGCAGAGTGGCCTTACACGTTTTCTTCAAATCTCTTCAGTGTCTTGGCTAACGGGCGGCAGCTGGATTCTCATGCTTCTGCGCTGTCTGTTGGTGTGAATTGTTTGTTGGACATAGATGGAGCCTTGTGCAGATGTGTGGTTGGAAAGGGAGAGTCCTGGGGACCCCCAGAAGCTCCTCGCCCCACTTCGAGAGCCACTGGGGAAAGCCTTGGGAATGCTGACCCGAGAAGCacaggggtgggagcagggaatGGTGTGGAGGGTGTTACAGACTTGGTTCAGCCGTGCTGAGACCCCTGGTGCCTGGGCCGTCGGTGGGGCGCTCGTGCAGGCCAGGCCTGGCGCCTTCGGGGGTGCACCTTTTCCTTCCAGCCACACAGTCTTAGTGTCTCATCCCCTTCCCAGCAGGAAAATGGCCACAAACTTCTTAGTACATGAGAAGATCTGGTTTGACAAGTTCAAATACGATGAAGCAGAAAGGAAATTCTACGAGCAGATGAACGGGCCTGTGGCTGGCTCCTCACGCCAGGTAGGGATTGTACGCAGATCATTGGGTGTCTGTGTCCGCGCTGGCTGGGGTGGGGCATGTGGAGGTGTGGCCGCCCTGGAGGGCTGCTAGGGTTCCGGATCTGCTCGGGTGCCCGCCTGGGACGGACAGTCCCCCCCACTGTCTCAGACCAGCGGGTTGGGCTTGCAGACTGGGTGCGCTCGGGCCCTGCTGTCACAGCTACGAGACTGGCGCCTTGCGCTCCTTGCCACCCTGCTGAGCTTTCATTCTGCAGAGCTCTTGCTTGCTCTCCGTATCaggattcttcttctttttttttttttcttttttcctccccattAAAATCGTTTtaattggggtggggggaaagacTGGTTCTTTCTGCACTGTCTACAGGAGAATGGCGCCAGTGTGATCCTCCGTGACATTGCAAGAGCCAGAGAAAACATCCAGAAATCCCTGGCCGGAGTGAGTACCTGCAGGCTCGTGCTGGCTGTGCTGCCCACCACGCAGCACGTCTGACCTTGCCCCCTAGTCCTGCTGCCCTTCGGAGCAGAGTTAGGGTGAGGTGTATGGTGCCGTGTTCCTGCTGGGGCAGGagccttccctcctctgcctctggccGGCCCAGGTCACCAGGACTCCCTTCGGCCCTTGCCCTGGCTGCCACTCGGTGCCATCCCTGCGCCAACACCATCGTCCTCCGCAGGCCTCCCGCTTGCATAGCGCCCTGCTGGAGAGGAGTGTGAGCGGCGGCgtctgcttccccttccccctgctccccgGGTCCCGCGTCCCCAGAGAGAGGAGTTCACAGGGTTTGTGGAGTCCAAGCGGTAGATTAGAGGCCCGGTTCAGCCTCCAGGTCCCAGATGGGATccagagaggagggcagggccgTGTCCAGCTCTGTCCCCAGCCTGGCTGAGCAGCTGTGTCCCCAGGAGGAGACAGACCTGCAGCCCTGCCTTCCTGGCCAGTGGAGTCAGGGCCGCGTTCTCCCTCTGGGCACGTGCTGTGCTGTCCTTGGAGGCCAAGCATCATCAGCGTCGTATTCCTCCGGGAGACTTGAGGAAGGACTCTCTTTTTGTTGCCTTTTCCGACTGAGAAGCTGCCCGCATCCTGTGGCTTCCAGCCAGCTGCGTCACGACTCCAgcatttctcttctgcctctcacGGACGTGGGGCCTGACAGTGACCTGGGGCCTGCCCACATAACCCTGGATAATTTCTTTATCTCCAGAGCCTCTGCTCCGTCCTAtatgcaaagtcccttttgtcagCTGAGGTCATCTTTTTATAGGCTTTGGGGATTAGTGCATGGGCAAGTTTGGGAGCCTCTGCCTGGCACCGCCGGTTTGGATGTACTGGCTCCTGGGCCGTAGGCTGGACAGCTCTCCACAAACTCCAGGGGCTGTTGCCTTGAACCCAGGCCAGGTGTGTGGGATCCTGGCCCCCAGAAGGCCAGGGCCAGGGTAGCTAAGCAGCTCTGAATTCAGCAGCCATGGGGGTTCTTGGGCTACAGGAACTCTTGCTCTGGCCTTGTTTGCGGTTGACTGCTGGGTCCTGGTCTTGAGGAAAGCACGTGGGCGTCCTGCTAGGCCTGGGGGCTGGTTTACTGGGGTCGCTGTAACAAAGCACCGCAGACCAAGGCCTTAGTGCACTTTGTCTGTAAGCTGGAAGTCCCAGGCCGAGGTATGGGCAGGTTCCGAGTCCTTTCCTAGGCATGAGGATGTCCCTTGTTTTGTGTCTTCACATCGTATTCCCTCCATGTGTCTatttccttttataaggacaccagagTTAGggccaccctaatgacctcatgaCTGGATTACCACTGTAAGGACCCAGTCTGCAGACAGGCACCTCTCCTGAGAAAGCAGCGTGAAGCTGACAGCAGTATCATTCGACGGCTAATGGCCTAGGAAGGACGTTGCTAGACCAGCCCCAGGCTTGGATAGAGCTCAGCAGACTCTGGGAATAGTGGATGGTGCCAGGGGCAAggttggaggtggggatggggaaacCCTGGATGTGGCACTACGCCGTGGCCTGCTGTTGTAGGCTCAGACTAGACGGGGTAGCCTAGGGCCGCCTGGGTCAGGGTCGGGGTGAGTGAGGTCGTCCCAGGCCATAGACTTCAGTAGGGGGCCTGGTGGCATGCAGGCTGCCAGCACCCTGGTCTCAGGCCGCCAGCACCCTGGTCTCTGCCCACCACTTCCTGGGGCACCCTTGGGACCTGTCAGCAGGCAGTCCCCATTCCATGGTCACCAGGGCAAAAGCTTGAGACACCAGCCTGCTGCCAGGGCCTCAGGGGAACAGGAGGCTCCCTGTGTGATGGAAACTTGGAAAATTCTAGTGAGGATGGCATTGGGAGCTGAGTGCTGGGGAAACAGGCTGGAGAGGAGGCCACAAGCCAGGTGGTGGCAGCCAAGATTTGAGGGAATCCAGCCCAGCTTCCCATTGGGGCAAGGAGTTTCGCTGAAAGGAGGGGAGTGCTGTGAGCAGAGCCCACCCTGGTGCCCATGCTCCTGCCCCAGCCACACGGTGCCCTGTGCACCTTTGGCCGGCTCTTCTAGGAGCCAGGTAGGGAGCTGGGGATCACGGGTTAGCGTGTGCCTGGCATTGCTCACCCATCCCCTGGCAGGGGTGGGCACACCCATCAGCCTCTTTTCTGGGCCTTCACCTTGTCTGTGACTTGGGGGTACGTAGAGCACAGGGGGCCTTGGGGCTTGCTCTGTTGCTGGTGGCAGTGGGCCCTAGGCCCAGGGTCTTTGTCATAATTGGACATGGGGCTGGGGGAATGACAACAGCCCTCGGGAAAGGACCAGGTCCACTCCGTCCTCCCAAGCCATGCCATTGGGGTGTGCGTGTGGGCCCCGGGGTGTAACTCGGGCTTGGACTGTGGTGCCGGGCCGAAGGGCTCCCTGGGGAGCACGGCTTGAGTCACATGATGTGCTCCCAgtttgggggggcggggaaccAGAGGGAGGCTGGCAGGTAGGTGCCTGGCCTGGGGGAGGCAAGGTGCTATGGAGTGGCCGTCCCCTGCACGGGAAGGTTCGTTTGTCCTGTCCTCACTGGCCCCTCAGCTGCTCTTCTGTCCTGTGTCCAGTTCTGAGTCGGGCTGCCTGGCCCCATGGTGGCTGAGGCTGCCCCAGGGCTGTGTGCTGTCTGTGGCCGTGAGTGGGGGGGACCCTGGGAGCAGACTGGGTGCCTCGTCTTCACCTTCGCCCTGCCTTACAGAGCTCAGGCCCTGGGGCCTCCGGCGGGCCCAGCGGGGATCACAGTGAGCTCGCCATCCGGATCGCCAGCCTGGAAGTGGAAAATCAGAGCTTGCGAGGTGGTGAGTCCCTGGGCCTAACAGGTGGGATGGCCCCCCTCCTctggcccctctgccctctgaccagcatcccctctgctcctgcagtCGTGCAGGATCTGCAGCAGGCGGTTTCCAAGCTGGAGGCCCGGCTAAGCGTGCTGGAGAAGAGCTCACCCACCCACCGGGCTGCGGCCCCTCAGACCCAGGTGAGTACCCTCGCAGGCCAGGGGCCCTCGGCTGCCCTGGGGGCTGGCATCCTCAAGGGCCCCAGCTGGGATGCGTACCTGCGGCCCCGGCGGCACAGGCCTCAGCCTCTCTCCCCATGGCAGCACGTGTCCCCTATGCGCCAAGCGGAGCCCCCTCCCAGGAAGGCGGCCACTGCTGCAGAGGACGATGAGGACGATGCCATCGACCTGTTTGGCAGCGAtgaggaggaggacaaggaggcgGCACGGCTGCGGGAGGAGCGGCTGCGGCAGTATGCTGAGAAGAAGGCCAAGAAGCCAGCGCTGGTGGCCAAGTCCTCCATCCTCCTGGACGTCAAGCCTGTGAGTGGTGTGCCtctgcccccgcccgcccgcccgcccgccctgccCCCTGTCCCAGTGGGCCGCGCGCTGCTGGCCCAGACTGTGCTTGGGGCCCTGGAGGGGCTGCTTGCTCCGTGGTGCTCTGGGTGAAGCAGGGGACACTCGCTGGTGTCTGCAGGCTCCTGACACAGCCTCCACCCCTTTACTTGCCAGTGGGACGATGAGACAGACATGGCCCAGCTGGAGGCCTGCGTGCGCTCCATCCAGTTAGACGGGCTGACCTGGGGGGGCTCCAAGCTGGTGCCGGTGGGCTATGGCATCCGCAA includes:
- the EEF1D gene encoding elongation factor 1-delta isoform X2, producing MRSGRASCALETVWEDKQKHGEAERRFCEQEAPRAAATQQLLAEVPAVNGPGQEEAQDAEEADARDSSSRSDPGKSHDGRKPLQKKRKRSPKGWLGAADLALVGLAADRVWLDKPLFDQAESSYRRRLADAAALAPRGPCTHGSQVACHHVTWGVWVNKSSFDQAERAFVEWSQALLLAAEGSGRRAAGPDLAGPAPSPPASSQSPLGGLQALVREVWLEKPQYDAAERGFYEAMFDGHPPGKVRLQERAGPEGARRGRRDRRGRAAAAVGSRRVGPRRLDGDASCALPYWYFLHKDAEAPWLSKPAYDSAECRHHAAEALRMAWRLEAASLPHRPGARSGLSVSGLRPKKMATNFLVHEKIWFDKFKYDEAERKFYEQMNGPVAGSSRQENGASVILRDIARARENIQKSLAGSSGPGASGGPSGDHSELAIRIASLEVENQSLRGVVQDLQQAVSKLEARLSVLEKSSPTHRAAAPQTQHVSPMRQAEPPPRKAATAAEDDEDDAIDLFGSDEEEDKEAARLREERLRQYAEKKAKKPALVAKSSILLDVKPWDDETDMAQLEACVRSIQLDGLTWGGSKLVPVGYGIRKLQIQCVVEDDKVGTDLLEEEITKFEEHVQSVDIAAFNKI
- the EEF1D gene encoding elongation factor 1-delta isoform X1, with the translated sequence MATNFLVHEKIWFDKFKYDEAERKFYEQMNGPVAGSSRQENGASVILRDIARARENIQKSLAGSSGPGASGGPSGDHSELAIRIASLEVENQSLRGVVQDLQQAVSKLEARLSVLEKSSPTHRAAAPQTQHVSPMRQAEPPPRKAATAAEDDEDDAIDLFGSDEEEDKEAARLREERLRQYAEKKAKKPALVAKSSILLDVKPWDDETDMAQLEACVRSIQLDGLTWGGSKLVPVGYGIRKLQIQCVVEDDKVGTDLLEEEITKFEEHVQSVDIAAFNKI